The Brachyspira sp. SAP_772 genome includes the window TATTATTTTTTATAATTTCATTTAATTTAATAATTTGTTCTTTAATTGTTTTTTCATTAACAATAACATGTTGTTCCAAAATAATATTCCAAAATAAATATTTTACATTATTATATATTTATTTCTTATTTTGTAAAACGTTATATTATGTTATAATTTACAAATATCAGTTAAATATGTTTTTATAAAAAAATATTAAGGAGTGAATATTATATGAGTAGTGAAAATAAATCAAATACTTTAATAGAAAGAAAAGATGTAAAAATAGAAGATACTTGGGATTTAAGTTTATTATATAAAAATGATGAAGAGTTTGAAAAAGATTTTAAATCAATGGAAGATTTTTCAAAAGAGGTGAGTAAGTTTAAAGGAAATCTATCAAAATCAGCAGCCGAATTAAAAAACATATTAGACACTATAATGAAAGCTTCTATTGTTTTGGAAAAGTTAGGCTCTTATGCATTCTTAAAACAAACAGAAGATTTAACTAATAATGATTCTAATATAAAAGTTGCAAGATTTGCAAAACTTTCTTCAGAGATATCTGCTAACATGAGTTATTTTGAGCCTGAACTTATGAGCATTGATGATGAAAAAATTAATGGCTTTTTGAAAGATGAAGTATTAAAAGATTATTTAATTTATTTAAGAAACATACTAAAATACAAGCCTCATACATTGTCAGAAAAAGAGGAGAGAATATTAGCTCTTCAAGGTGAATTATCTTCAACAGCTTCAAATGTGTTCGATACTTTAAATGATGCTGATTTAGACTTTGGTGAATTAGAACATAATGGTAAAAAAACTCCTCTTACTCATGCAACATTCTCAAGTTTTCAAGAAAGCCAAGATAGAGAAATAAGAAAAAACAGCTACAATCAATTTTATAAAGAATATGATAAACACAAAAATACATTAGCAGAACTTTATGCAAGCCAAATTAAGCAGGATATATTTGACGCTAGAATAAGAAATTATAACAGCGTACGAGAGATGGAATTATTTGCTGATGATATACCTGTGAGTGTTTATGATAGTTTAATTGAAAGTGTTCATAATGCTTTGCCTGCACTTCATAGTTACTACGAATATTGTGCTAGTAAATTAGGTATTAACGACTTTAGGCAATATGACAAATATGCCCCAGTGGTAAAAGATGTTAAGTTATATCATACGTTTGATGAGGCAATAGATGTTTTAAATAAGGCCTTATCACCACTGGGTGAAGAATATATATCAACTCTCACAAAAGGTCTTAATTCAAGATGGGTTGATAAATATGAGAATAAAGGAAAAACTAGCGGAGCATTTTCTGCGGGCTGTTACGTATCAGAGCCTTATATATTGATGAACTTCAGAGATGAAAGTATTGAATCAGTATTTACTTTAGCTCATGAGGCAGGACATAGTATGCATAGCTATTACAGCAGAAAAAATAACCCTTTCCAGCATCATGATTATACTATATTTGAAGCTGAAGTTGCCTCCACTTTCAATGAAAAACTTTTATTTAATTATCTTATGCAAAATGAAAGCAAAAAAGAAGTTAAGGCATTTTTACTCAATAAAGATATAAACGGATTTGTTGCTACAGTGTTTAGACAGACAATGTTTGCAGAGTTTGAGCATATAATCCACAAAGAAGCAGAAGACGGCAACCCTACAACATTAGAGCTTATAAGAAATGTTTATAAAGATTTACTTAAAAAATATTTTGGAGAGAAATCTGTTCTTGAAGAGACAAGCGATTTAGAGGCTTTGAGAATACCTCATTTCTATCGTTCATTTTATGTTTATAAATATGCTACAGGTATGTCAGCTGCTGTTGCTTTATCTAATGGGATACTTGAAGGCAATGCCAAAGGCGACTACACAAACAGAGACAATTATTTGAAATTCCTAAGAAGCGGAGGAAGCAGGACCCCTATAGAGAATCTAAAAGTTGCAGGTGTTGATATGACTAAGCCTGAGGTTGTAGAGAGTGCTTTAAAACTATTTGCTAAAGAGGTAGAAGAATTAAAGGCGTTAAATTGATTTGATTTATTATTAGTTTTGATTTTAAGGCTGGCATTATTTTGTATGTCGGCCTTTTATTTTATTGACAATATAATATAATATAAAGAATACATGTAAAACCTAATATGGATACAATAATGCTAAAAACTATAATCAAAAAATTTCAAGAAGATGAAAAAATCAAAACAGAATTATTCAAACATATCATATCAAAAAGAGAATCCATATTTAAGGAACTTGCTAATAAGCCTCCTTATATAAACATATTTAACTTAATTTCAATAGAAGAGCAAGAAAAATTTAATTCTCAAATGTTGTATGATATATTGAAAGTAAATATCAACAAAAATATTGACGAGTGTGATATAAAACTAAATTTCGCCAAACTGTTTATAGAATTTTTATTTAATAAATATAATGTAGAATATAAAAATAATATATTAGAGGAATGTAAATTTGAAGTAAAAAAAGAATTTCAAACGCAAAAGAATAAATTTATAGATTTGCTTATATGGGATAACAAAAAAAATTATGCTGTAATAATAGAAAATAAAGTTAATAGCGGAGATAATGGGGAAAATCAAATTGCTGATTATTATAATGATATAAAAAATAGAAAGATAAAAAATATATATGTAGTTTATCTAACAAGATATGGATACGAACCATCTGAAAATAGTTTAAATAATGAATTAAAAAATAATATAGGAAATAATCTTTTTTGTATACCTCATAGTTTTATAACTTCATGGCTTGAAAGTATTTTAGAAAGTGATATGTTTACTAAATTAATAGAAAAAGAGAAAGACTATAAAGTATTAGAATCTGCTATGATTCAATTTATTCAAAACGAAAATTATTTATCTGGAATAGAGCCTGACAATAAAGTAATTAATAATATTCTTCTTAATGATGAAAAGCTCAATGAATTATATGAAAGTATAGAAGATATTACAAAATATGATGAATATATAGAAATATATAATAATGCCGCAGATATTATAAGTGATAAAATAAGATATAAAAAATTAGAGATATTAAAAAGCAGAAAAGAAGAAGATATTAAATTTACAATATCATTGCAAGAGAAATTATTAAATAAATATAATGGAAAAATAGATGAAACAGATGAAGACACTATATATGAACATTTGTTAAACTATAATAATAACTGGTCTAATTATAAATATTTTGATAAGATTAAGACAGAGTTGTATATATTAAATACTCATGATAATATAAAATTATGTCTGTCTACATATGATGAAAATAATAAACAAAAATTATTAAAATTAGAAAATGAAATATTAGATAAAAAATTTAATAAAGATATAGAGCATAAGAAAAAACTTTTATATTCAAAAAATATAGAATTCAATAATGAAACTTTTAATGAGAAATTAGAAGAAATCTATAAAGATTATACAGAATTATATAATTTGCTTTTTAGAAGAAGATAATTTTAAGGAGATTAAAAATGACAAGAAATGAAATATTAAAAATAATAAATGAAGAAATAATGAATAAAGATGAAAATATAGATGTTGA containing:
- the pepF gene encoding oligoendopeptidase F, with amino-acid sequence MSSENKSNTLIERKDVKIEDTWDLSLLYKNDEEFEKDFKSMEDFSKEVSKFKGNLSKSAAELKNILDTIMKASIVLEKLGSYAFLKQTEDLTNNDSNIKVARFAKLSSEISANMSYFEPELMSIDDEKINGFLKDEVLKDYLIYLRNILKYKPHTLSEKEERILALQGELSSTASNVFDTLNDADLDFGELEHNGKKTPLTHATFSSFQESQDREIRKNSYNQFYKEYDKHKNTLAELYASQIKQDIFDARIRNYNSVREMELFADDIPVSVYDSLIESVHNALPALHSYYEYCASKLGINDFRQYDKYAPVVKDVKLYHTFDEAIDVLNKALSPLGEEYISTLTKGLNSRWVDKYENKGKTSGAFSAGCYVSEPYILMNFRDESIESVFTLAHEAGHSMHSYYSRKNNPFQHHDYTIFEAEVASTFNEKLLFNYLMQNESKKEVKAFLLNKDINGFVATVFRQTMFAEFEHIIHKEAEDGNPTTLELIRNVYKDLLKKYFGEKSVLEETSDLEALRIPHFYRSFYVYKYATGMSAAVALSNGILEGNAKGDYTNRDNYLKFLRSGGSRTPIENLKVAGVDMTKPEVVESALKLFAKEVEELKALN
- a CDS encoding PD-(D/E)XK nuclease family protein, giving the protein MLKTIIKKFQEDEKIKTELFKHIISKRESIFKELANKPPYINIFNLISIEEQEKFNSQMLYDILKVNINKNIDECDIKLNFAKLFIEFLFNKYNVEYKNNILEECKFEVKKEFQTQKNKFIDLLIWDNKKNYAVIIENKVNSGDNGENQIADYYNDIKNRKIKNIYVVYLTRYGYEPSENSLNNELKNNIGNNLFCIPHSFITSWLESILESDMFTKLIEKEKDYKVLESAMIQFIQNENYLSGIEPDNKVINNILLNDEKLNELYESIEDITKYDEYIEIYNNAADIISDKIRYKKLEILKSRKEEDIKFTISLQEKLLNKYNGKIDETDEDTIYEHLLNYNNNWSNYKYFDKIKTELYILNTHDNIKLCLSTYDENNKQKLLKLENEILDKKFNKDIEHKKKLLYSKNIEFNNETFNEKLEEIYKDYTELYNLLFRRR